The following nucleotide sequence is from Halobacillus mangrovi.
TGGTCATCGAGCATACTTAAATGATTTTCAACATATTGTTCAATTCTTCTATAAGCGCTTGAAATACCAATTACAGGTGTCATCGGAAACGTATAATCTGAAACCGTGGAATGAAAGTCAATATTCCAAATACGCTCCATCATTCCTTTCAGCAGGGTTCCGTGTATAAGGTTCAGTCCGATAGAAATCCTCTCATCTTTTGCTTGCTTCCCTCTAAAATGCAGTAATAAATTTATAACTAGCCACGGTGTCAAAGCCCTGTTCTGAACAGGTTGATCGATTGATTCGTATAAACGGGACGTTTTCCCTTTAGCTATAGCAGTTTTATAAAGGGTGTGAAGTTTAGGTGTTCCTGCGTGGAGATATATCCCTTTTTCTTCTGTACGATCTGTGTGGGTGAATGTCAGTTGCATCGGTTCACCGGCTCGATTCATTTTTTTCATGTAGTGCCAATAAAAAGGACGGTTCATGATCTCTTCGTCCATTTCACTTGTTAATTGGATTTTCAAGAAAGAATCACTTTTCTGAACAACCGAACACCCGTAAGAGACAAAGAAATTTTGGACAAAATCAAAATAAGGATTTTTGTTCAACTCGACTCCCTCTTTTCATTTATGGAGTATTCTACATAGCTCACGAGATTTTTTAGTTTAATGTCGATCTCTCCCTGACTTTCAGATTGATGGAAAATCGATTGAACTTGCTGGTCAAATGAACCTCCTGGAATCTGCTCCAATATCTGATCCAAGTCACCCACCGCATTTTTAAACATCTCAATTTTTTTATAAAGCATCTGCATGATGTGATCTTCTATAGTTCCTTCAATGGCAAAATTGTAGATTTTGACGTCCTGCTCCTGTCCGAAACGATGAATACGTCCAATCCGCTGTTCCAATCGCATCGGGTTCCATGGGAGGTCATAATTGATCATTTGGTGGCAGAACTGAAGATTAATCCCTTCTCCACCGGCTTCTGTTGCAATCATTACTTGAGCTTGATTTTTAAAAAGCTGTTTCATCCAATCTCTTTTACTTTTATTGAACTTGCCGCTAAAAGGTACAGATGATATGCCGTGCTGTTGTAAATACCATTGTAAATAAAACTGTGTGGCTCGATATTCTGTAAAGACAATAAATTTATCATTTGATTTCTCTATAATCTCAACCATACGTTTGGCCTTAGCGTGATGGGGGAGTTTACCAAGGTTTTCAATAAAGTAATCATATAATTCTGCTTGCTGGTCATTCGCTTGAGATTTCATTTGCTTTAGAGACATGAAGCAAGCCTCTCGTGACGAACATAGTTCTTTAGCCAGCGTGAGCCATGTAAAGGAAGGGTGGTTGGATTTTAAGGTTTCTAATTCTCTGTACAGTTTTATTTCTTCATCTGTAAACGACAATCGTTCATTTGTTACGAGACGTTTAGAAGAATCAAGTCCCGTATCTTTTCTTCGATTACGGATCATTACTTTTCCAACTAAGGAGTGAATATGTTCAATGTTTTGATCTTTTTTCGCATCTGATTGGTATTTCTTCTTAAACTGAGTGAGGTTGCCGAGATAACCTGGTTTTAATATAGATACAAGATTGAAAAGGTCACTTAACTTATTTTGGATTGGAGTTGCTGTCAATAATAAGCAATAGGTCTTCTTCAATGATTGCACGAATTGGTAATTTTTCGTTTGATGATTCTTTAGTTTGTGAGCTTCATCGATAATAATTAGATCATAGGATATGGACAGGATCTCTTGCTTATGGTTTTCCCTTTTAGCCATATCAATGGAGGTAACGGTAACATCCCAGTCTTTCCAGGCAGCCTGCTTTTTTCTCGGAGAGGCCGCCTGAATATAGAATTTCTCATTTAGTTCCTGCACCCACTGGTTTACAAGGGAAGCTGGAGTCAAAATCAAGATTTTACGAGCGATTCCCCGTATCATGTATTCCTTCATGATCAGACCAGCTTCTAGGGTTTTTCCAAGCCCGACTTCATCTGCGAGTATGGCTCTTCCGTTCATATGGTGGACGACTTTTTCGGCAGCATCAATTTGATGATCTAAGAAATTGACGTGTGGCAAGTGATCTAATGCTAGTAACCCATCGAATCGCGGGACAGTGTTATAACCAGCTGCCTGATAGGCAAGTCGAAAACCATCCCAATTGGACAGTTTTTCGGGATGGTCAAGGTCACTGGTCAGCGCACGAATGAATGCTTTATCTTGTTGAATTTCGATCATATGCATAAACCCCCATCGATTGTGTGTATTCATGTGCAAAAATTGAGAATTATTGTAGAATTACATGTCAAATTCATTATCCCCTGTGATATAATGGACGGGAATAATGAAGAGTAAATCCATACGTATCATTTAGTATGTCCTACTGAAACTTAGAAAATACGAAAGCGAATGACTGCAGGGGGAGAGTCTACATATGTAGCGCCGAAGGAGCAAGCATTTAATGCGAATCTCTCAGGCAAACAGACCTCTGTAGGACGCAACTCTGGAGAGAGTTTACATCTAGTAAACCACCCAAGAAGCAAGCGGCTTCATTAGTTGTATGAGAGTCGTGAAACTTTCTGGTGAACGGACAGAGACTCCCGTAAATGACGGTGGAGTCTCTTTTTTTATAGGAATAAAAAGTCTTGAAGGAGTGATTTAGGATGTCCGATTTAAAACGAACACCGCTTTATCCTGAATATGAAAAGCATGGAGCAAAAACGATAGATTTCGGAGGCTGGGACTTGCCAGTACAATTCTCTAGCATTAAAGAGGAGCATGAAGCAACGCGAAGCCGTGCAGGTCTTTTTGATGTTTCTCACATGGGAGAAGTAGTGGTTAAAGGGAAGGACAGTCTAAGTTTTCTGCAGAAAATGCTCACCAACGATGTATCCAAATTAGAACCAGGTAAAGCACAGTATACGATTATGTGCTATGAAGACGGCGGGACCGTCGATGATTTGATTGTCTACCAATTGGAAGAAGAGAACTACTTGCTTGTCGTGAATGCAGCGAATCGACAGAAAGATTTTGATTGGTTGAAAGAGCATGCTGAAGGTGACGTTCAGTTGGAAGATGTATCTGATGAGTATGTACAGCTTGCTCTTCAAGGTCCCGCAGCAGAAGAAACACTGCAATCTTTAACTGATACAAAATTATCCACGATCAAGTTCTTTCGTTTTAAATCTGACGTTCAATTCAAAGGTGTAAAAGATGGAGGCATCGTTTCTCGTACTGGATATACGGGTGAAGATGGTTTTGAAATTTATCTGCCTTCCCGCTCTGGTGCAGATCTTTGGCAGGCAATCTTACAGGCTGGAGAGTCACATGGAGTAAAACCGGTAGGCCTTGGAGCGCGTGATACGTTGCGATTTGAAGCCAATCTTGCCTTATATGGGCAAGAACTCAGTAAAGACATATCCCCAATTGAAGCTGGGTTGAATTTTGCTGTCAAAGTAAATAAAGAGGAAGATTTTATTGGTAAAGATGCTTTGAAGAAGCAAAAAGAAGAAGGACCCTCTCGGAAGCTGGTAGGAATTGAAATGATTGATAAAGGTATTCCCCGAACTCATTATGAAGTTCTGAATGGGGATGAGAAAATTGGTTTTGTAACAACAGGGACACAGTCTCCTACGCTTGGAAAAAATGTCGGCTTAGCCCTGCTTAACAGAGAGTATGCAGAAATAGGGACAGAGGTAACAGTGCAAGTCCGTAAAAGAAAGCTTAAAGCTAAAGTTGTAGATACACCTTTCTATAAACGATAAGAACCAGGGGGGAAGTACGATGGAATTTCGCTATTTACCAATGACGGATCGAGACAAAAAAGACATGTTACAACGTATCGGTGTTCAGTCATCTGAAGAATTGTTTTCTGATATTCCAGAATCTATCCGATTTAAGGGTGATCTGGACATTAAAGAACCAAGAAATGAGTTTCAATTGACGAAAGAATTAACTGAGCTTGCCGGTCAAAATGTGAATTTAAACACACACACTTCTTTTTTAGGCGCTGGGGTTTATGATCATTACATCCCGTCGATCGTAGATCACGTCATTTCCAGATCAGAGTTTTACACGGCTTATACGCCTTACCAGCCGGAAATTTCTCAGGGGGAGCTGCAAGCAATATTTGAGTTTCAGACGATGATTTGTGAACTGACTGGCATGGATGTTGCTAACTCTTCCATGTATGACGGAGGTACAGCTCTTGCCGAAGCGGTCAACCTTTCCGCGGGCCAGACGAAAAAGAAAAAGGTGTTGGTTTCAAAAGCTATTCACCCTGAATCATTAGCAGTCATTCATTCTTATGTGAAAGGACCCGGGGTAGAGGTAGTCGAAATCGATTACAAAGACGGCCTCACAGACCTGGATCAGCTTGAAAAGGAATTGGACGAAAATACAGCGAGTGTAGTCTTGCAGTATCCAAATTTCTTTGGACTAATCGAGCCACTTGATCAAGTAAGAGAGCTTGTTGACTCTCAGAAAAAAGCTTTGTTGATTACATCCAGTAATCCACTTTCCCTTGGTTATCTAACTCCGCCGGGAGAATTTGGTGCGGATATTGTGGTTGGAGATGCTCAAGTGTTTGGCATTCCTGCTCAGTTTGGTGGCCCACATTGTGGTTATTTTGCAACTGCGAAAAAGCTAATGCGTAAAGTTCCAGGGCGTCTTGTTGGTCAAACGGTCGATGAAGATGGCCGACGTGGTTTCGTACTAACCCTTCAAGCACGTGAACAGCATATTCGCCGTGATAAAGCAACGTCCAACATTTGTTCAAACCAGGCTTTAAATGCTCTGGCTTCTTCTGTAGCCATGTCATCTCTCGGTAAACAAGGACTTAAGAAAATGGCATGGATGAATATTCAAAAAGCGGCCTATATGAAAAAGCAATTGACCGAAAATGGGCTTGAAGTCGCGTTTGACGGGCCATTCTTTAACGAATTAGTTGTTCGAGTCGGAAAAGACGTTTCTAAAATAAATAGACATCTACTTCAGAAAGGTTTCATTGGCGGATTTGATCTCAGTCAGACACACGAGGAGCTCAAAGGTCATATGCTCATTGCGGTAACAGAGATTAGAACGAAAGAAGAAATTGATCAATTTGCTAAAGAATTGGGGGATACGCATGACTAATCAGGACTTTCCATTAATTTTTGAACTAAGTCAAGAAAGTCGTACAGGATTCAGCTTACCTGATCTAGATGTACCTGAGTCTGATGTGGACAGTATGATTGGTAATAGTTTCACACGGAAAAGTGAACCAGATTTACCTGAAGTCAGTGAGCTTCAGATTATGAGACATTATACGGCGCTTTCAAAAAGGAATCATGGAGTTGATTCCGGCTTTTATCCCCTCGGTTCTTGTACGATGAAGTATAACCCTAAAATGAACGAGGATGTGGCGCGTTTAGCAGGTTTTAGTCATATTCATCCTTATCAGTCAGTTGAAACTGTACAAGGGGCCCTGCATTTGATGTATGACCTCCAAGAGTCACTGACTTCTATTACGGGAATGCATACCGTTACTCTTCAACCTGCCGCCGGAGCCCATGGAGAGTGGACGGGATTAATGATGATCAAAGCTTATCATGAAGCAAATGGTGATTACGATCGGACTAAAGTGATCGTACCGGATTCGGCACATGGAACAAACCCTGCATCTGCTACTGTTGCCGGTTTTGAAGCCGTCACAGTTAAATCAGACGATAGAGGTTTGGTGGACTTGGATGATTTGAAGAGGGTCGTCGACCAGCAGACAGCGGCTCTAATGCTGACTAATCCAAATACATTAGGTCTGTTTGAAGAGGACATTGAAGAGATGGCTGCGATTGTTCATGAAGCGGGTGGGAAATTATATTATGATGGCGCAAATCTTAACGCCATTCTCGGCTATGCACGACCGGGAGACATGGGATTTGATGTCGTTCACTTGAACCTTCACAAAACCTTTACAGGGCCACATGGCGGTGGTGGTCCTGGATCTGGACCGGTTGGTGTGACGGCTGAATTAGAACCGTATTTACCTAAGCCAATTTTAACGAAGAAAAATGAACAGTATGAATTTGATTATGATCGGCCGAAGTCGATTGGACGGGTTAAACCTTATTACGGCAACTTTGGGATTAACGTTCGTGCCTATACGTACATTCGAACGATGGGGCCAGAAGGGTTGAAGAAGGTCAGCGAATATGCCGTTATTAATGCCAATTACATGATGCGTCGCTTACAGGAAGAATTTGATCTTCCATTTGATCGTCACTGTAAGCACGAATTCATCCTATCTGGAAAACGCCAAAAGAAACTGGGTGTACGTACGTTGGATATTGCCAAACGTCTACTCGATTTTGGTTATCATCCGCCAACCATATACTTCCCAATAAACGTTGAAGAAGCGCTTATGATCGAACCGACCGAAACAGAATCGAAGGAAACCCTGGATGCGTTTGTAGACGCTATGATCCAAATTTCTAAAGAGGCAGAGGAAGACCCTGAGAAGGTTCAGGAAGCTCCTCATACAACTATTGTGAGCCGTATGGACGAGACATTAGCTGCTCGTAAACCTGTATTGAGGTATTCAAAAGAGTCATAAGTAAAAAGATCGAAGCTCATGGAGAGCTTCGATCTTTTTTGTCATTCCGGGTAATGGACTTTATTTTTTGGATTTAATTTTGCCTGTCCATTTCTTGAATCCGCCTTGCAGTACATTTAAATCTTCATATCCTTTTTTATTCAGGAGCATAGCTGCACGTGTCGACCGTGCTCCACTTTGGCAATACAAGTAGACCGGCTTATCTTTACGAATTTCAACCAGTCGATTGCGCATTTGAGAAAGTGGTATATTCCTTGCTCCAAGAATATGACCGCCGTCAAATTCTTTGGGTTCTCTTACATCGATTAATTGGGCTT
It contains:
- the gcvPB gene encoding aminomethyl-transferring glycine dehydrogenase subunit GcvPB gives rise to the protein MTNQDFPLIFELSQESRTGFSLPDLDVPESDVDSMIGNSFTRKSEPDLPEVSELQIMRHYTALSKRNHGVDSGFYPLGSCTMKYNPKMNEDVARLAGFSHIHPYQSVETVQGALHLMYDLQESLTSITGMHTVTLQPAAGAHGEWTGLMMIKAYHEANGDYDRTKVIVPDSAHGTNPASATVAGFEAVTVKSDDRGLVDLDDLKRVVDQQTAALMLTNPNTLGLFEEDIEEMAAIVHEAGGKLYYDGANLNAILGYARPGDMGFDVVHLNLHKTFTGPHGGGGPGSGPVGVTAELEPYLPKPILTKKNEQYEFDYDRPKSIGRVKPYYGNFGINVRAYTYIRTMGPEGLKKVSEYAVINANYMMRRLQEEFDLPFDRHCKHEFILSGKRQKKLGVRTLDIAKRLLDFGYHPPTIYFPINVEEALMIEPTETESKETLDAFVDAMIQISKEAEEDPEKVQEAPHTTIVSRMDETLAARKPVLRYSKES
- a CDS encoding YqhG family protein, coding for MNKNPYFDFVQNFFVSYGCSVVQKSDSFLKIQLTSEMDEEIMNRPFYWHYMKKMNRAGEPMQLTFTHTDRTEEKGIYLHAGTPKLHTLYKTAIAKGKTSRLYESIDQPVQNRALTPWLVINLLLHFRGKQAKDERISIGLNLIHGTLLKGMMERIWNIDFHSTVSDYTFPMTPVIGISSAYRRIEQYVENHLSMLDDQWAKESLQQMDEERELLNSFYESEDIGLDYFTKEQEQIDKRYRPRVQVEVVNGGLFYISQLTSQNLLQNKKAVH
- a CDS encoding DEAD/DEAH box helicase, which translates into the protein MIEIQQDKAFIRALTSDLDHPEKLSNWDGFRLAYQAAGYNTVPRFDGLLALDHLPHVNFLDHQIDAAEKVVHHMNGRAILADEVGLGKTLEAGLIMKEYMIRGIARKILILTPASLVNQWVQELNEKFYIQAASPRKKQAAWKDWDVTVTSIDMAKRENHKQEILSISYDLIIIDEAHKLKNHQTKNYQFVQSLKKTYCLLLTATPIQNKLSDLFNLVSILKPGYLGNLTQFKKKYQSDAKKDQNIEHIHSLVGKVMIRNRRKDTGLDSSKRLVTNERLSFTDEEIKLYRELETLKSNHPSFTWLTLAKELCSSREACFMSLKQMKSQANDQQAELYDYFIENLGKLPHHAKAKRMVEIIEKSNDKFIVFTEYRATQFYLQWYLQQHGISSVPFSGKFNKSKRDWMKQLFKNQAQVMIATEAGGEGINLQFCHQMINYDLPWNPMRLEQRIGRIHRFGQEQDVKIYNFAIEGTIEDHIMQMLYKKIEMFKNAVGDLDQILEQIPGGSFDQQVQSIFHQSESQGEIDIKLKNLVSYVEYSINEKRESS
- the gcvPA gene encoding aminomethyl-transferring glycine dehydrogenase subunit GcvPA, encoding MEFRYLPMTDRDKKDMLQRIGVQSSEELFSDIPESIRFKGDLDIKEPRNEFQLTKELTELAGQNVNLNTHTSFLGAGVYDHYIPSIVDHVISRSEFYTAYTPYQPEISQGELQAIFEFQTMICELTGMDVANSSMYDGGTALAEAVNLSAGQTKKKKVLVSKAIHPESLAVIHSYVKGPGVEVVEIDYKDGLTDLDQLEKELDENTASVVLQYPNFFGLIEPLDQVRELVDSQKKALLITSSNPLSLGYLTPPGEFGADIVVGDAQVFGIPAQFGGPHCGYFATAKKLMRKVPGRLVGQTVDEDGRRGFVLTLQAREQHIRRDKATSNICSNQALNALASSVAMSSLGKQGLKKMAWMNIQKAAYMKKQLTENGLEVAFDGPFFNELVVRVGKDVSKINRHLLQKGFIGGFDLSQTHEELKGHMLIAVTEIRTKEEIDQFAKELGDTHD
- the gcvT gene encoding glycine cleavage system aminomethyltransferase GcvT — translated: MSDLKRTPLYPEYEKHGAKTIDFGGWDLPVQFSSIKEEHEATRSRAGLFDVSHMGEVVVKGKDSLSFLQKMLTNDVSKLEPGKAQYTIMCYEDGGTVDDLIVYQLEEENYLLVVNAANRQKDFDWLKEHAEGDVQLEDVSDEYVQLALQGPAAEETLQSLTDTKLSTIKFFRFKSDVQFKGVKDGGIVSRTGYTGEDGFEIYLPSRSGADLWQAILQAGESHGVKPVGLGARDTLRFEANLALYGQELSKDISPIEAGLNFAVKVNKEEDFIGKDALKKQKEEGPSRKLVGIEMIDKGIPRTHYEVLNGDEKIGFVTTGTQSPTLGKNVGLALLNREYAEIGTEVTVQVRKRKLKAKVVDTPFYKR
- a CDS encoding rhodanese-like domain-containing protein, whose product is MDLWILIGAAVLLVAFGLYRFFKARKIMNTLTEEEFRQGYRKAQLIDVREPKEFDGGHILGARNIPLSQMRNRLVEIRKDKPVYLYCQSGARSTRAAMLLNKKGYEDLNVLQGGFKKWTGKIKSKK